In the Topomyia yanbarensis strain Yona2022 chromosome 3, ASM3024719v1, whole genome shotgun sequence genome, one interval contains:
- the LOC131687764 gene encoding uncharacterized protein LOC131687764: MPPTASSAAKKGASLKTLTTRLKGVQSSFNDIWQFLWERFGDILVEIKCHDDFPADGDGYEKERKEFSDYYYRAKSFLVDRVKERQEHSVLEQSIRVGETSMHGTLDHVRLPQIKLQTFNGDIDEWLSFRDLFTSLIHWKSDLPEVEKFHYLKGCLQGEPKSLIDPLQITKANYPIAWEMLLKRYNNSKLLRKRQVESLFKLPSLLKESASELHILLESFERAVQTLDQAVQPGDYKDLLLISLLTARLDPVTRRGWEECSSSKEVDTLKDLTDFLHHRVQVLESLPPRSVDNRGTQQSQVPSKQKPPVVKTSYSTAQSSGGRCVACTANHLLYQCGAFQRMSVSDREALLRTHFLCRNCFRQSHQAKDCQSKFSCRNCKGRHHTMVCFKREKENNAKGAKIANGENASTSKEPQAPESLQVANVAATDVSASNTVQQFSSQVLLATAVVVIEDDDGRHFPARALLDSGSESNFVTERLSQRLKVGRQKVEISVLGIGQTATKVKQRILTTIRSRVSDFSREMSFLVLPKVTVNLPTATINAAGWAIPNGIKLADPSFCVSKGVDMVLGIETFFDFFVTGRKILLGEQMPALNESVFGWVVCGGLSNPTQSLKINCNVSTSDSLEALVERFWDCEGIESTVNYSPDEARCEALFAQTVQRGADGRYTVSLPKDEAILARMGDSRDIAFRRLLGTERRLARDAGLREQYVSFMEEYHRLGHMRRVEATASDPVRRCYLPHHPVVKEASTTTKVRVVFDASCNTSSGISLNDVLLVGPVIQEDLRSIVLRCRTKQIMLVADVEKMFRQILISPEERPLQCILWRSSPTAEVSTYELNTVTYGTKPAPFLATRTLQQLATDEEYRFPLAARAVIKDTYMDDVITGSNDVNEAMQLRIQLNELLDSGGFRLRKWASNSSQVLEGISNDDLAIRDTKGISLDPDPSVKTLGLTWIPNTDVFRFQFNIPPPDETDALSERRVLSIIATLFDPLGLIGATITTAKLFMQLLWTLRDNDGNRLDWDQSLPPMVGESWRKFHLQLPLLNDIRIERSVILPGAVSSEIHCFSDASEKAYGACLYIRSQDVEGKVAVRLLTSKSKVAPLKSQTIPRLELCGALLAAQLFEKVPKSIGIRMPAYFWTDSTCVLRWINAVPTTWSTFIANRVAKIQNLTEEWEWRHVPGKNNPADLISRGVSPQDILSNAFWWQGPTWLAEFRELWPQSHGDGDSEEGDEERRRTVVSTTCSSVKEFNDWYICKFSSYSDLVRRTAIWLRLIKLLRTQKNQPPGFITTIELRKAEETLVRRVQLEGFANEWKALTNGKPVSGQSTLRLYNPGIAEDRLIRLGGRLKHSQESDDTKHSIALPARHRFTRMLLQHYHERLLHAGPQLLLSVVRLRFWPLRGRDMARHIVHKCHRCFRAKPTPVQQFMGELPSARVTVSRPFSKTGVDYFGPVYLRPVPRRGAVKAYVAIFICLCTKAVHIELVSDLSTDRFMQALRRFVARRGKCTDIYSDNGTNFVGARNRIQEFFSLFKNKQHCEQVSRYCAEEGIHWHFNPPSAPHFGGLWEAAVRSAKHHLLRVIGDSPITPEDMHTLLVQVEGCLNSRPITAVSDDPNDLESLTPAHFLVGSSLQSIPEPNYQNVPTNRLKQWQLVQRKLQDFWTRWRREYLSQLQGRVKRWRPPVQMEVGRLVIIRDDNQPPFRWKMGRIEVVHPGEDGVVRVVTLKTATGLLTRPVEKLCILPIAESFEDNNSTEGEPQ; the protein is encoded by the exons ATGCCTCCTACTGCATCATCCGCTGCCAAGAAAGGAGCATCCCTGAAGACGCTGACGACGAGGTTAAAGGGTGTTCAGTCCTCGTTCAACGATATATGGCAGTTT CTGTGGGAAAGGTTTGGTGATATCCTAGTCGAGATAAAATGCCACGATGATTTTCCTGCCGATGGTGATGGTTACGAGAAGGAACGAAAGGAATTTAGTGACTATTACTACCGGGCAAAATCGTTTCTCGTAGATAGGGTCAAGGAGCGACAGGAACATTCGGTTTTGGAACAGTCCATCCGTGTCGGAGAGACGTCGATGCATGGCACGTTGGATCACGTACGCCTCCCACAGATAAAACTGCAGACTTTCAACGGTGACATCGACGAGTGGCTTAGTTTTCGGGACCTTTTCACTTCACTCATCCATTGGAAGTCGGACTTGCCCGAAGTTGAAAAGTTCCATTACCTCAAGGGGTGTCTGCAAGGTGAACCAAAGAGCCTTATTGACCCTTTGCAGATCACTAAGGCAAATTATCCAATTGCCTGGGAAATGTTGTTAAAAAGGTACAACAACAGCAAGCTGCTGAGAAAGCGACAGGTGGAGTCGCTGTTCAAGTTGCCTAGCCTTTTGAAGGAGTCCGCATCAGAGCTACACATTCTTCTGGAGAGTTTTGAGAGGGCTGTCCAAACTCTCGATCAAGCTGTACAACCTGGAGATTACAAGGATCTTCTTCTCATTAGCCTTCTCACCGCGCGTCTGGACCCAGTGACTCGTAGGGGGTGGGAAGAGTGCTCGTCAAGCAAGGAAGTGGATACACTGAAGGATCTCACAGACTTTCTTCATCATCGAGTGCAGGTGTTGGAGTCGCTACCACCAAGGTCGGTGGACAACAGGGGCACCCAGCAGTCACAAGTGCCTTCGAAACAGAAACCACCTGTTGTGAAGACTAGCTACAGTACAGCACAATCGTCTGGGGGACGTTGCGTGGCATGCACGGCGAACCATCTGCTGTATCAGTGCGGTGCATTCCAGCGGATGTCGGTATCAGATCGGGAAGCACTACTTCGGACTCACTTTCTCTGTCGTAACTGCTTTAGGCAGAGCCACCAGGCGAAGGATTGTCAGTCCAAATTTTCCTGTCGAAATTGTAAGGGTCGGCATCACACGATGGTTTGCTTCAAACGAGAGAAGGAAAATAATGCCAAGGGAGCAAAAATTGCTAATGGTGAGAACGCATCTACATCCAAGGAGCCTCAGGCACCTGAATCTCTTCAAGTGGCCAACGTAGCAGCTACCGATGTGTCAGCATCTAACACAGTTCAACAATTTTCATCGCAGGTGTTACTGGCCACCGCAGTAGTCGTTATCGAGGATGATGACGGCAGACATTTCCCCGCTCGTGCCCTGCTAGACTCGGGGTCGGAGAGCAATTTTGTAACGGAGCGATTGAGTCAAAGGTTGAAGGTTGGACGACAAAAGGTAGAAATTTCGGTTCTCGGAATAGGTCAGACCGCCACTAAAGTCAAGCAGCGGATTTTAACCACGATTCGGTCGCGCGTTTCTGACTTTTCACGAGAAATGAGCTTTCTCGTATTACCAAAGGTGACGGTAAATCTACCGACAGCCACAATCAACGCAGCAGGATGGGCAATTCCAAATGGTATTAAATTGGCCGATCCGTCATTCTGTGTGTCCAAGGGTGTGGACATGGTACTCGGCATTGAAACCTTTTTCGACTTCTTCGTAACTGGTCGGAAAATATTACTTGGCGAGCAAATGCCAGCGTTAAACGAGTCGGTATTTGGGTGGGTGGTTTGCGGCGGCTTATCAAACCCCACTCAGTCACTAAAGATTAATTGCAATGTTTCCACGTCGGATAGTTTGGAAGCACTGGTGGAACGATTCTGGGATTGCGAGGGAATCGAATCAACGGTAAATTATTCACCTGATGAGGCGCGCTGTGAGGCATTGTTTGCCCAAACAGTTCAGCGTGGTGCAGATGGGCGGTATACTGTTTCTCTACCAAAGGACGAAGCAATCCTTGCTCGGATGGGCGATTCAAGGGACATCGCATTCCGAAGGCTCTTAGGCACGGAGCGAAGGCTGGCAAGGGACGCTGGTCTACGGGAACAGTACGTTTCATTCATGGAGGAATATCATCGGTTAGGACACATGCGAAGGGTCGAGGCAACGGCGAGTGATCCAGTTAGACGATGTTACCTACCGCATCATCCTGTAGTTAAGGAGGCGAGCACTACTACGAAGGTTCGAGTAGTCTTTGACGCATCCTGTAACACATCGTCGGGCATCTCGTTAAACGATGTATTGCTGGTGGGGCCAGTAATCCAGGAGGATCTACGGTCGATTGTCTTGAGATGCAGGACCAAGCAGATAATGCTCGTGGCCGACGTTGAAAAAATGTTTCGACAGATCTTGATCAGCCCGGAGGAGAGACCATTGCAATGCATCCTTTGGCGCTCGTCACCTACTGCGGAGGTATCAACGTACGAGCTAAATACGGTTACCTATGGTACCAAACCAGCACCGTTCCTGGCAACTCGAACGCTGCAACAACTGGCGACAGATGAAGAGTATCGATTTCCTTTGGCTGCAAGGGCAGTCATCAAGGACACGTATATGGATGATGTGATAACAGGTTCGAATGATGTGAATGAGGCGATGCAGCTAAGGATTCAATTAAACGAACTGCTGGATAGTGGTGGATTTCGGCTCAGGAAGTGGGCGTCGAACTCGTCGCAAGTATTGGAAGGCATTTCCAACGATGATTTGGCAATTCGTGATACCAAGGGAATAAGTTTAGACCCAGATCCCTCAGTGAAGACATTGGGGCTCACGTGGATACCGAATACTGATGTTTTCAGGTTCCAGTTCAACATTCCACCACCGGATGAAACGGATGCACTATCAGAACGTCGGGTTTTATCGATAATAGCTACACTATTCGATCCTTTGGGACTTATAGGCGCCACCATCACGACCGCCAAGCTGTTCATGCAGCTTTTATGGACTCTTAGAGACAACGATGGAAATCGTTTGGATTGGGATCAATCGTTACCACCGATGGTGGGTGAGAGTTGGCGGAAATTTCATTTGCAATTGCCGCTACTCAACGATATACGCATCGAACGAAGTGTAATTCTACCCGGTGCCGTATCCTCAGAAATACACTGCTTCTCGGATGCCTCTGAGAAGGCATACGGGGCTTGCCTTTATATTCGCAGCCAGGATGTAGAGGGGAAGGTAGCGGTTCGACTGTTAACCTCTAAATCAAAGGTTGCTCCATTGAAAAGCCAGACAATTCCGAGGTTGGAGTTGTGTGGAGCGCTTCTCGCAGCCCAGTTGTTCGAAAAGGTTCCGAAATCCATCGGAATTAGAATGCCTGCTTACTTCTGGACTGATTCTACCTGCGTATTGCGTTGGATTAACGCGGTTCCGACGACGTGGAGCACGTTTATTGCCAACAGGGTGGCAAAGATCCAGAACTTAACAGAAGAATGGGAGTGGCGTCATGTTCCTGGCAAAAACAATCCTGCAGATTTAATATCCAGAGGAGTTTCTCCACAGGACATTCTCAGTAACGCCTTCTGGTGGCAGGGCCCCACCTGGTTGGCAGAATTTCGAGAACTGTGGCCTCAGTCTCATGGCGATGGTGACAGCGAGGAAGGGGACGAAGAAAGGCGTCGCACAGTAGTTTCAACAACATGTTCTTCAGTAAAGGAATTCAACGATTGGTACATCTGCAAGTTTTCATCCTATTCAGATCTGGTTCGACGTACAGCTATTTGGTTGCGACTCATTAAACTACTACGCACTCAGAAAAATCAGCCACCTGGTTTTATTACTACTATCGAGCTGCGGAAAGCAGAGGAAACCCTTGTTCGTCGTGTACAACTGGAAGGGTTTGCTAATGAGTGGAAGGCTCTAACGAATGGTAAGCCAGTATCAGGTCAATCGACTTTACGTTTGTACAACCCTGGTATCGCAGAAGATCGTCTTATTAGGCTTGGTGGACGACTAAAACATTCACAGGAATCGGATGATACCAAGCACTCTATAGCTCTTCCAGCTCGTCATCGCTTCACTCGGATGCTACTACAACATTACCACGAGCGATTGCTTCATGCTGGACCACAGCTACTTTTGAGTGTCGTAAGGCTTCGTTTCTGGCCTTTGCGTGGAAGAGATATGGCAAGACATATTGTGCACAAATGCCATAGATGTTTTCGTGCAAAACCAACTCCGGTACAGCAGTTCATGGGAGAATTGCCATCAGCTCGCGTGACAGTTTCTCGGCCATTTTCGAAAACAGGTGTGGATTATTTCGGACCGGTGTACTTGAGACCAGTACCACGACGAGGAGCAGTGAAAGCATATGTCGCCATATTCATCTGCCTTTGCACCAAAGCAGTACACATCGAGTTGGTGTCGGACTTGTCCACAGATCGGTTTATGCAAGCACTTAGAAGGTTCGTGGCACGAAGGGGCAAGTGCACCGACATATACTCCGACAATGGCACAAATTTTGTCGGAGCTCGCAATAGGATCCAAgaatttttctctctttttaaaAACAAGCAGCATTGCGAGCAGGTGTCAAGGTATTGTGCGGAAGAAGGAATACACTGGCACTTCAATCCCCCAAGTGCACCACATTTCGGCGGGTTGTGGGAAGCCGCTGTCCGTTCAGCCAAGCATCATCTCTTAAGGGTCATCGGTGACAGTCCAATCACACCTGAGGATATGCACACCTTGCTGGTTCAAGTCGAGGGATGCTTGAACTCGCGGCCAATCACAGCTGTTTCCGATGATCCCAACGATCTGGAGTCATTAACTCCAGCTCACTTCCTGGTAGGATCTTCGTTGCAGTCTATCCCGGAGCCTAACTATCAAAATGTTCCAACAAATCGTCTGAAACAATGGCAACTGGTGCAAAGGAAGCTACAAGACTTCTGGACGAGGTGGCGGAGAGAATACCTGTCCCAGCTACAAGGCAGAGTGAAACGTTGGCGTCCACCGGTACAAATGGAAGTCGGAAGGTTGGTCATTATTCGGGACGATAATCAGCCTCCTTTCCGATGGAAGATGGGAAGAATCGAAGTCGTTCATCCGGGAGAAGACGGTGTCGTACGAGTGGTGACCCTGAAAACAGCCACTGGGTTGCTGACACGACCAGTTGAGAAACTGTGCATCTTGCCTATTGCAGAAAGCTTCGAGGACAATAATTCTACTGAAGGAGAACCCCAGTGA